In Providencia rettgeri, the following proteins share a genomic window:
- a CDS encoding FUSC family protein — protein sequence MRTFPAIHDGIIFTSCMFFSAATAFVILDAQAAMWATFSTLYSFNLFNAAKEYKNYAYTAGCLLMILVAIFIGDTLRLGTAYYIYLAIFSFIYYQLYGTDPAMDLTMKFMIIMSTIGTILPDISKSLALGFIIGSGVTLITYYILSHKMTRHSVITSALVEQNLFTLRKNIIPRSMIYTFGLLLTLAIPRSIDLGHFYWTLLTFVFVLNPKSQSIVKITLQRVLGSLISVLLLYFLFNLPFMPYIGLIAVVVFAFLMPMSFHHGYTFMTFVVTSLILSILELVIYWRHPTYELLFDRVLETALGGSIAIMTSIILKLFRETK from the coding sequence ATGAGAACGTTTCCCGCTATCCACGATGGCATTATTTTTACCAGTTGTATGTTTTTTAGTGCCGCAACCGCTTTTGTGATTTTAGATGCACAAGCCGCAATGTGGGCAACGTTCTCTACACTGTACTCATTCAATTTATTTAATGCGGCAAAAGAATATAAAAACTATGCCTACACGGCTGGTTGTTTGTTAATGATTTTAGTGGCTATTTTTATTGGTGATACCTTACGTCTCGGTACTGCATATTATATTTACCTCGCCATTTTTTCGTTCATTTATTACCAATTGTATGGCACGGATCCCGCGATGGATTTAACCATGAAATTTATGATTATTATGTCGACAATTGGGACCATTTTACCGGATATATCCAAGAGCTTAGCGCTGGGTTTTATTATTGGTAGTGGGGTCACATTAATTACGTATTATATCCTTAGCCATAAAATGACTCGTCACAGTGTAATTACGAGTGCTTTGGTTGAACAAAATTTGTTTACGCTAAGAAAAAATATTATTCCACGTTCAATGATTTATACTTTTGGGCTATTACTCACACTTGCCATACCACGCAGCATAGATTTAGGCCACTTTTATTGGACATTACTGACCTTCGTTTTTGTATTGAATCCAAAATCACAAAGTATCGTTAAAATTACTTTGCAGAGGGTCTTAGGCAGCCTTATTTCTGTCTTATTACTGTATTTTTTGTTTAATCTACCATTTATGCCATACATCGGTTTAATTGCGGTCGTGGTGTTTGCCTTTCTAATGCCGATGAGTTTTCATCACGGATATACGTTTATGACATTTGTTGTGACAAGCTTAATTTTGTCTATTCTTGAGCTCGTTATATATTGGCGCCATCCTACTTATGAACTCTTGTTTGACCGCGTCCTTGAAACTGCCTTAGGGGGATCTATCGCCATTATGACGAGTATTATTTTAAAGTTATTTAGAGAAACGAAATAA
- a CDS encoding NAD(P)-dependent oxidoreductase — protein sequence MKISIIGATGFVGKALVAEALLRHHQVTAISRHSNQLSQHAHLITAVGDITDIPWLTSRLKGQDVVISAFNGGWQNPNLYQDTVAGNQAILHAVQKSKVKRFIVIGGAGSLKIAPNVDLIDSPEFPAEIKPGAQAMREFKNQLQSIDSLDWTYASPAAMLEEGERTETFRLGGNQLLMNGHTPAKISVEDFAVAILDEVNNSQFIRQQFTAAY from the coding sequence ATGAAAATATCAATTATTGGCGCAACAGGTTTTGTCGGCAAAGCATTAGTCGCTGAAGCGTTACTTCGGCACCACCAAGTGACGGCGATTTCCCGCCATAGCAATCAATTATCTCAACATGCTCACTTAATCACTGCTGTAGGTGATATTACCGATATTCCATGGTTAACTTCTCGGCTTAAAGGACAGGATGTCGTCATCAGCGCGTTTAATGGCGGCTGGCAAAATCCGAATTTGTATCAAGATACCGTGGCTGGTAACCAAGCCATTTTGCACGCGGTACAAAAGTCGAAGGTAAAACGGTTTATCGTCATAGGTGGTGCAGGTAGCCTTAAAATCGCCCCCAACGTTGATCTCATTGACTCCCCTGAATTCCCCGCTGAAATTAAACCTGGAGCCCAAGCAATGCGGGAGTTTAAAAACCAGTTACAATCCATCGATTCACTGGATTGGACCTACGCCTCCCCTGCGGCAATGCTTGAAGAAGGGGAAAGAACAGAAACCTTCCGTCTTGGTGGAAACCAGTTATTAATGAATGGTCATACTCCCGCTAAAATCTCAGTTGAAGACTTTGCGGTGGCTATTCTTGATGAAGTGAATAATTCTCAGTTTATTCGCCAACAATTTACCGCAGCATACTAA